The following proteins are encoded in a genomic region of Triticum dicoccoides isolate Atlit2015 ecotype Zavitan chromosome 1B, WEW_v2.0, whole genome shotgun sequence:
- the LOC119348796 gene encoding uncharacterized protein LOC119348796 isoform X2 encodes MQADEDVGKIALAVPVLVSKALELFLQDLCDRTYNITVEKGVKTVSSSHLKQCIHSYDVYDFLKNVSSKVPDLGAPDSSVDDKLGKRRKHGEDESEEESKRTRNEAACHTSNGRGRGRGRGRGRRAGRGAEREIEHHELGCAQFSKPGHLKVEIGDVVLDTSETKEHTPLSNARASLRNIDLNLDLADYEEDTVAPQVQPSAPVVTVAPQVQTSGPSVSQLKEEVETKDFLGWQMPEMNKMAMDPVQFALSSNHRLEEDEDYDNEE; translated from the exons ATGCAAGCAGATGAAGATGTCGGCAAGATTGCTCTAGCTGTACCTGTTCTAGTTT CCAAAGCGTTGGAGCTATTTTTGCAAGACTTATGCGATAGGACATATAACATCACTGTTGAAAAAGGGGTCAAAACAGTGAGTTCATCACATCT GAAACAGTGCATTCATAGTTACGATGTGTATGATTTTTTGAAGAACGTTTCTAGCAAAGTTCCAGATTTGGGTGCACCTGATTCTAGTGTTGATGATAAGCTTGGCAAAAGAAG GAAACATGGTGAAGATGAAAGCGAGGAGGAATCGAAGCGGACAAGAAAT GAGGCAGCATGCCACACAAGCAACGGCAGAGGGCGTGGGAGGGGACGTGGGAGAGGTCGCCGTGCTGGGCGTGGAGCTGAGAGGGAGATTGAACACCATGAATTAGGTTGTGCCCAATTTAGCAAACCAGGCCACCTGAAGGTAGAGATTGGAGACGTTGTTCTGGACACAAGTGAAACCAAAGAGCATACCCCTTTGAGCAATGCCAGGGCCTCCTTAAGGAACATTGACTTGAACTTAGATCTTGCTGACTACGAGGAGGATACAGTGGCGCCGCAAGTCCAGCCTTCAGCTCCTGTGGTGACCGTGGCACCGCAAGTCCAGACTTCAGGACCATCGGTTTCACAGTTGAAAGAAGAAGTGGAGACCAAGGATTTCCTGGGCTGGCAAATGCCTGAGATGAACAAGATGGCCATGGACCCGGTCCAGTTTGCGTTGTCGTCAAACCATAGATTAGAGGAGGACGAAGACTATGACAATGAAGAATGA
- the LOC119348796 gene encoding dr1-associated corepressor homolog isoform X1, which translates to MRKKLDTRFPAPRIKKIMQADEDVGKIALAVPVLVSKALELFLQDLCDRTYNITVEKGVKTVSSSHLKQCIHSYDVYDFLKNVSSKVPDLGAPDSSVDDKLGKRRKHGEDESEEESKRTRNEAACHTSNGRGRGRGRGRGRRAGRGAEREIEHHELGCAQFSKPGHLKVEIGDVVLDTSETKEHTPLSNARASLRNIDLNLDLADYEEDTVAPQVQPSAPVVTVAPQVQTSGPSVSQLKEEVETKDFLGWQMPEMNKMAMDPVQFALSSNHRLEEDEDYDNEE; encoded by the exons CCTCGGATTAAGAAGATCATGCAAGCAGATGAAGATGTCGGCAAGATTGCTCTAGCTGTACCTGTTCTAGTTT CCAAAGCGTTGGAGCTATTTTTGCAAGACTTATGCGATAGGACATATAACATCACTGTTGAAAAAGGGGTCAAAACAGTGAGTTCATCACATCT GAAACAGTGCATTCATAGTTACGATGTGTATGATTTTTTGAAGAACGTTTCTAGCAAAGTTCCAGATTTGGGTGCACCTGATTCTAGTGTTGATGATAAGCTTGGCAAAAGAAG GAAACATGGTGAAGATGAAAGCGAGGAGGAATCGAAGCGGACAAGAAAT GAGGCAGCATGCCACACAAGCAACGGCAGAGGGCGTGGGAGGGGACGTGGGAGAGGTCGCCGTGCTGGGCGTGGAGCTGAGAGGGAGATTGAACACCATGAATTAGGTTGTGCCCAATTTAGCAAACCAGGCCACCTGAAGGTAGAGATTGGAGACGTTGTTCTGGACACAAGTGAAACCAAAGAGCATACCCCTTTGAGCAATGCCAGGGCCTCCTTAAGGAACATTGACTTGAACTTAGATCTTGCTGACTACGAGGAGGATACAGTGGCGCCGCAAGTCCAGCCTTCAGCTCCTGTGGTGACCGTGGCACCGCAAGTCCAGACTTCAGGACCATCGGTTTCACAGTTGAAAGAAGAAGTGGAGACCAAGGATTTCCTGGGCTGGCAAATGCCTGAGATGAACAAGATGGCCATGGACCCGGTCCAGTTTGCGTTGTCGTCAAACCATAGATTAGAGGAGGACGAAGACTATGACAATGAAGAATGA
- the LOC119348797 gene encoding cysteine proteinase inhibitor-like — MAEAAQGGGLRGRGVLLGDVQDAPAGRENDLATIKLARFAVAEHNTKANALLEFERLVKVRQQVVAGCMHYFTIEVKEGGAKKLYEAKVWEKAWENFKQLQEFKPAA; from the exons ATGGCCGAGGCGGCGCAGGGCGGGGGGCTGCGCGGCCGCGGCGTGCTGCTGGGCGACGTCCAGGACGCGCCGGCGGGGCGGGAGAACGACCTCGCGACCATCAAGCTCGCACGCTTCGCCGTCGCCGAGCACAACACCAAGGCC AACGCGCTGCTGGAGTTCGAGAGGCTGGTGAAGGTGAGGCAGCAGGTGGTGGCCGGGTGCATGCACTACTTCACCATCGAGGTCAAGGAAGGCGGCGCCAAGAAGCTCTACGAGGCCAAGGTGTGGGAGAAGGCCTGGGAGAACTTCAAGCAGCTCCAGGAGTTCAAGCCGGCCGCCTGA